One Vigna unguiculata cultivar IT97K-499-35 chromosome 7, ASM411807v1, whole genome shotgun sequence genomic region harbors:
- the LOC114192016 gene encoding type IV inositol polyphosphate 5-phosphatase 3-like, with amino-acid sequence MKQGSATNNQQLLWARVVMRKWFNMSSNEPDYSADPDDDNEDDPETDSDNEGWGKQTRSGDSRGEQAPIGTNEFLPRLRRQKSLTFRSEYINKKELRVCVGTWNVGGRLPPDDLDIDDWLRINEPADIYVLGLQEIVPLNPGNIFGAEDTRPVPKWENIIRDTLNRVRPKAPKMKSFSDPPSPSKFKPSDDVADIEEEILLESDSDVGEEVLTVDEDHNVFDGGTDKPSAEQEVLASDAAHIGNDLQRQVSDGRRLSRLNHFRDENVSQKTETPSSQQTSKLSRMISSSERIGLSWPEPPLHLLSQTLSKPTSFKSIRSFSATKSFRTCHSFKPTMDDISSLAEIDLEALMKRKRRSSYVRIVSKQMVGIFITIWVRRSLRKHIQNLKVSTVGVGVMGYIGNKGSVSISMSIYQTLFCFICTHLTAGEKEVDELKRNADVREIHQRTQFPLADIGVPRKILDHERIIWLGDLNYRINLSYEKTRDFISKKQWSKLIEKDQLTKELEKGVFRGWSEGALNFPPTYKYEINSEKYYGEDPKVGRRIPSWCDRILSYGLGMRLLRYGRTELKFSDHRPVTATYMAEVEVFSPRKLQKALTFTDAEIENEEVMANLETLYEF; translated from the exons ATGAAGCAAGGATCAGCAACAAACAACCAACAG CTCTTGTGGGCTAGAGTGGTTATGCGGAAATGGTTTAACATGAGCAGCAACGAGCCAGATTACAGTGCTGACCCTGATGATGATAATGAGGATGACCCTGAGACTGACTCAGACAATGAAG GGTGGGGAAAACAGACACGTTCTGGGGACAGCAGAGGGGAACAAGCTCCAATTGGGACAAatg AATTTCTTCCAAGGTTAAGGAGGCAAAAGTCGTTAACTTTTAGGTCTGAATATATAAACAAGAAGGAACTGAG AGTATGTGTTGGAACATGGAATGTTGGTGGAAGGCTTCCACCTGATGATCTTGATATTGATGATTGGCTACGCATTAACGAACCAGCTGATATCTATGTTCTTGG TCTTCAGGAGATTGTACCATTAAATCCTGGTAACATTTTTGGTGCTGAAGATACTCGACCAGTACCAAAATGGGAGAACATTATTCGAGATACACTGAATAGAGTTAGACCAAAAGCACCAAAGATGAAATCCTTCAGTGATCCTCCATCTCCATCAAAATTTAAGCCATCAGATGATGTGGCGGACATAGAAGAGGAAATTTTACTTGAAAGCGATAGTGACGTTGGTGAGGAAGTCCTTACGGTGGATGAAGATCACAACGTGTTTGATGGAGGGACAGATAAGCCAAGCGCAGAACAAGAAGTCTTGGCTTCAGATGCTGCTCATATTGGCAATGATTTACAGAGACAGGTTTCTGATGGAAGGAGGCTGAGTAGGCTAAATCATTTCCGTGACGAAAATGTGTCCCAGAAAACGGAAACACCATCTTCTCAACAGACCAGTAAACTATCCAGAATGATTAGTAGTTCTGAAAGGATTGGTTTGAGTTGGCCAGAGCCACCACTGCATTTGCTATCTCAAACATTGAGTAAACCAACTTCTTTTAAATCTATCAGATCCTTTTCAGCAACAAAGTCTTTCAGAACATGCCATTCTTTCAAGCCAACCATGGATGACATAAGTTCTCTTGCTGAAATCGACCTTGAAGCTTTGATGAAGCGGAAAAGGAGATCATCATATGTAAGGATAGTGAGCAAACAGATGGTTGGGATTTTCATCACCATATGGGTTCGTCGTAGCTTGCGTAAACATATTCAGAATTTGAAGGTCTCAACTGTTGGTGTCGGTGTTATGGGCTATATTGGTAACAAG GGATCTGTATCTATCAGCATGTCTATATACCAGACACTGTTTTGTTTCATATGCACCCACCTTACGGCAGGTGAAAAGGAAGTAGATGAACTTAAAAGAAATGCTGATGTTCGCGAAATACATCAAAGAACCCAATTTCCTCTTGCTGATATTGGAGTTCCCAGAAAGATCCTTGATCATGA AAGAATAATTTGGTTGGGTGATCTGAATTATCGTATCAACTTGTCATATGAGAAAACAAGAGACTTTATCTCAAAAAAGCAATGGTCAAAATTGATTGAGAAAGACCAG CTTACAAAAGAACTGGAGAAAGGTGTATTTCGTGGTTGGTCAGAAGGTGCATTAAACTTCCCACCAACTTATAAGTATGAGATTAATTCAGAGAAATACTATGGAGAAGACCCAAAGGTTGGGAGGCGAATACCATCATG GTGTGATCGTATTCTTTCTTACGGCTTGGGAATGAGATTACTTAGATATGGAAGGACTGAACTCAAATTTTCAGACCACAGACCAGTGACGGCCACATACATGGCAGAGGTTGAGGTGTTCTCTCCAAGGAAGCTGCAGAAAGCCCTGACTTTCACTGATGCAGAGATTGAAAATGAAGAAGTCATGGCAAATTTAG AGACACTGTACGAGTTCTGA
- the LOC114191883 gene encoding probable aquaporin NIP5-1 has translation MPESETGTPTAASVPATPDTPGGPLFTSLRVDSLSHERDSFTMARCKCLPSKGHTCFTDFSVGVSLPNVSLTQKVGAEFVGTFILIFAATAGPIVNNKYNGVETLMGNAACAGLTVMFIILSIGHISGAHLNPSLTIAFAAFRHFPWTHVPAYIAAQVSASICACFALKGVYHPFLSGGVTVPSVSVGQAFATEFIITFNLLFVVTAVATDTRAVGELAGIAVGATVLLNILISGPTSGGSMNPVRTLGPAVAAGNYKHIWIYLVAPTLGALAGAGVYSLVKLRDNEAEPPRQVRSFRR, from the exons atgccGGAATCGGAGACAGGGACGCCGACGGCCGCTTCGGTGCCGGCGACGCCGGATACCCCGGGCGGACCGCTGTTCACGTCGCTGCGTGTGGACTCGCTGTCGCACGAGCGTGACTCGTTCACCATGGCTAGATGCAAGTGCTTGCCGAGCAAAGGTCACACCTGCTTCACCGATTTCTCCGTTGGTGTTTCACTGCCCAATGTTTCTCTCACTCAAAAG GTTGGAGCAGAGTTTGTGGGGACATTCATATTGATATTCGCAGCAACGGCTGGACCGATAGTGAACAACAAATACAACGGAGTGGAGACTCTGATGGGAAATGCAGCATGTGCAGGGTTGACAGTGATGTTCATTATCCTCTCCATTGGACACATCTCAGGCGCACACCTCAACCCATCCCTCACAATCGCCTTCGCCGCCTTTCGCCACTTCCCTTGGACCCATGTCCCTGCCTACATCGCAGCTCAAGTCTCCGCCTCCATCTGTGCCTGCTTCGCTCTCAAAGGCGTTTACCACCCTTTCCTCTCCGGTGGGGTCACCGTCCCTTCCGTCAGCGTTGGTCAGGCCTTCGCTACTGAGTTCATCATCACTTTCAATCTCTTGTTTGTTGTCACTGCTGTTGCCACTGATACCCGTGCG GTCGGTGAATTGGCGGGTATTGCTGTTGGGGCAACCGTTTTGCTCAACATTCTCATATCAGG GCCAACAAGTGGTGGTTCCATGAATCCAGTGCGTACGTTAGGTCCAGCCGTTGCAGCAGGAAACTACAAGCATATATGGATCTACTTGGTAGCTCCCACGCTGGGTGCTCTCGCCGGTGCCGGCGTTTACTCGCTGGTGAAGCTCCGTGACAACGAGGCTGAACCACCGCGACAAGTAAGGAGTTTCCGTCGCTAG
- the LOC114192038 gene encoding probable choline kinase 2 isoform X2, whose product MAIKTIELLKGCGSQEEIMEVLAAVASDMGDAIDDVSSLQVIPLKGAMTNEVFQVKWPSKNGGEVRKVLVRLYGEGVEVFFDREEEVKTFECMSKHGQGPRLLGRFTSGRVEEFIHARTLSAADLRDPEVSALVASKMREFHNLHMPGAKKAQIWHRLRNWLAQAKSLCSPKDAKNFGLDNLDEEINILEKKLSEEYQEIGFCHNDLQYGNIMMEEETKLITIIDYEYASYNPIAYDIANHFCEMVADYHSDTPHVLDYKKYPGLEERQRFIRIYLSSEGNKPSNAKVNQLVKATENYTAANHIFWGLWGLISSYVNKIDFDYKEYARQRFQQYWLRKANLLDSPSIVSQEHQTLNESLPSFT is encoded by the exons ATGGCCATCAAGACGATTGAACTGTTGAAAGGGTGCGGATCGCAGGAAGAGATAATGGAAGTGCTTGCTGCGGTGGCGTCGGATATGGGTGATGCGATCGATGACGTGAGCAGCTTGCAGGTGATTCCTCTGAAGGGTGCAATGACGAATGAGGTTTTCCAGGTAAAATGGCCTTCTAAAAATGGTGGTGAAGTCAGAAAGGTTCTGGTTCGTTTATATGGGGAAGGTGTTGAAGTTTTCTTCGACAGGGAAGAAGAAGTGAAAACCTTTGAGTGCATGTCAAAGCATGGTCAAGGACCTCGCCTTCTTGGCCGTTTCACTTCTGGTAGAGTTGAGGAGTTTATTCATGCCCGA ACTCTGTCAGCTGCTGACCTCCGTGACCCTGAAGTATCTGCTTTGGTAGCATCTAAGATGAGAGAGTTCCATAATCTTCACATGCCTGGTGCAAAGAAGGCTCAAATTTGGCACAGATTGAG GAATTGGCTTGCTCAAGCCAAGAGTCTGTGCTCCCCAAAGGATGCAAAAAACTTTGGCTTGGACAATCTGGATGAGGAAATAAACATCCTGGAGAAAAAATTATCTGAAGAATATCAAGAGATTGGCTTCTGTCACAATGATCTACAGTATGGTAACATAATGATGGAGGAGGAGACaaaattaatcactataatt GACTATGAATATGCAAGTTATAATCCTATTGCTTATGACATAGCAAATCATTTCTGTGAAATGGTGGCTGATTACCACAGTGACACACCTCATGTTCTTGACTACAAAAAATATCCAG GACTAGAGGAACGTCAAAGATTTATCCGCATCTATCTTAGTTCTGAAG GCAATAAACCAAGCAATGCTAAAGTGAACCAGTTAGTGAAAGCAACTGAAAACTACACTGCTGCAAACCATATATTTTGGGGTTTGTGGGGACTTATTTCG AGTTATGTGAATAAAATAGACTTTGACTATAAGGAGTATGCAAGGCAGAGGTTTCAGCAATACTGGTTAAGGAAGGCTAATTTATTGGACTCACCAAGCATCGTTTCCCAAGAACACCAAACTCTGAATGAATCTCTGCCATCTTTCACGTGA
- the LOC114192038 gene encoding probable choline kinase 2 isoform X1 yields the protein MFVHAKRKVRHNQNLFQLPLFSGTNRVVLFSRMAIKTIELLKGCGSQEEIMEVLAAVASDMGDAIDDVSSLQVIPLKGAMTNEVFQVKWPSKNGGEVRKVLVRLYGEGVEVFFDREEEVKTFECMSKHGQGPRLLGRFTSGRVEEFIHARTLSAADLRDPEVSALVASKMREFHNLHMPGAKKAQIWHRLRNWLAQAKSLCSPKDAKNFGLDNLDEEINILEKKLSEEYQEIGFCHNDLQYGNIMMEEETKLITIIDYEYASYNPIAYDIANHFCEMVADYHSDTPHVLDYKKYPGLEERQRFIRIYLSSEGNKPSNAKVNQLVKATENYTAANHIFWGLWGLISSYVNKIDFDYKEYARQRFQQYWLRKANLLDSPSIVSQEHQTLNESLPSFT from the exons ATGTTTGTGCATGCAAAAAGGAAAGTTAGACATAACCAAAATCTGTTTCAGCTTCCTCTGTTTTCGGGCACAAACAGAGTTGTTCTGTTTTCGAGAATGGCCATCAAGACGATTGAACTGTTGAAAGGGTGCGGATCGCAGGAAGAGATAATGGAAGTGCTTGCTGCGGTGGCGTCGGATATGGGTGATGCGATCGATGACGTGAGCAGCTTGCAGGTGATTCCTCTGAAGGGTGCAATGACGAATGAGGTTTTCCAGGTAAAATGGCCTTCTAAAAATGGTGGTGAAGTCAGAAAGGTTCTGGTTCGTTTATATGGGGAAGGTGTTGAAGTTTTCTTCGACAGGGAAGAAGAAGTGAAAACCTTTGAGTGCATGTCAAAGCATGGTCAAGGACCTCGCCTTCTTGGCCGTTTCACTTCTGGTAGAGTTGAGGAGTTTATTCATGCCCGA ACTCTGTCAGCTGCTGACCTCCGTGACCCTGAAGTATCTGCTTTGGTAGCATCTAAGATGAGAGAGTTCCATAATCTTCACATGCCTGGTGCAAAGAAGGCTCAAATTTGGCACAGATTGAG GAATTGGCTTGCTCAAGCCAAGAGTCTGTGCTCCCCAAAGGATGCAAAAAACTTTGGCTTGGACAATCTGGATGAGGAAATAAACATCCTGGAGAAAAAATTATCTGAAGAATATCAAGAGATTGGCTTCTGTCACAATGATCTACAGTATGGTAACATAATGATGGAGGAGGAGACaaaattaatcactataatt GACTATGAATATGCAAGTTATAATCCTATTGCTTATGACATAGCAAATCATTTCTGTGAAATGGTGGCTGATTACCACAGTGACACACCTCATGTTCTTGACTACAAAAAATATCCAG GACTAGAGGAACGTCAAAGATTTATCCGCATCTATCTTAGTTCTGAAG GCAATAAACCAAGCAATGCTAAAGTGAACCAGTTAGTGAAAGCAACTGAAAACTACACTGCTGCAAACCATATATTTTGGGGTTTGTGGGGACTTATTTCG AGTTATGTGAATAAAATAGACTTTGACTATAAGGAGTATGCAAGGCAGAGGTTTCAGCAATACTGGTTAAGGAAGGCTAATTTATTGGACTCACCAAGCATCGTTTCCCAAGAACACCAAACTCTGAATGAATCTCTGCCATCTTTCACGTGA